In the Paenibacillus sp. FSL H7-0357 genome, one interval contains:
- a CDS encoding carboxymuconolactone decarboxylase family protein, which translates to MNDKSSISNAFQMFSKEAPAHQEAWMQAVKGLGAASKLDSRTEALAYIAVLAVARLESGLPFHVKQAKALGVSREEIISAVLLGLPAVGNTVVQSLPAALAAYDEE; encoded by the coding sequence ATGAATGACAAATCTTCAATCAGCAACGCTTTTCAAATGTTCAGCAAGGAAGCTCCGGCACATCAGGAGGCATGGATGCAGGCCGTAAAGGGACTGGGGGCTGCAAGCAAGCTGGATTCCAGAACGGAAGCGCTGGCTTACATTGCGGTACTTGCAGTGGCCAGACTTGAGAGCGGACTTCCTTTTCACGTGAAGCAGGCCAAGGCTCTGGGTGTCAGCAGAGAAGAAATCATCAGCGCTGTTCTGCTGGGGCTTCCGGCAGTAGGGAATACTGTGGTTCAATCGCTTCCTGCGGCACTTGCGGCATATGATGAAGAGTAG
- a CDS encoding CdaR family transcriptional regulator encodes MFELSEKQAQEIVDKMMMDIPYNINIMNGKGVIIGSGKKERVGTIHQGAVKALSTGKMVEVWEDGRYEKKGTNEPIVIGDAPVGVIGISGNPDEVRPFCNIVRTTVSLLIEQRNTLEDLANEASRKKAFLELLLAHEGAYSQKLRKEAAAYHIDLLLKTTVLYIKNFTPAEQNAKILLLQPSFRIQEDIWLMLVQNQQDCNLLIRQILHNQPQVLLASGKQEASIAESYRQAKSAMGILLALKPSAQTIHFGEAEFLVKLSHAELTDTLNTTIKLEDTADLLETLRSFINHNCSVSHTSEALNIHRNTLQYRLKRIESLTGKDPRNLLQLFELTYGLLALYK; translated from the coding sequence TTGTTTGAGCTTTCCGAGAAGCAGGCACAGGAAATTGTAGATAAAATGATGATGGACATCCCCTATAACATCAACATTATGAACGGGAAAGGGGTCATTATCGGCAGCGGGAAAAAGGAACGGGTCGGCACCATTCACCAGGGGGCAGTCAAAGCACTGTCCACCGGAAAAATGGTCGAGGTCTGGGAGGATGGACGTTATGAAAAAAAGGGCACCAATGAGCCGATTGTTATAGGCGATGCGCCTGTGGGTGTGATTGGAATTTCGGGCAACCCGGATGAAGTCCGTCCCTTTTGCAATATCGTAAGAACAACAGTCTCTCTTCTGATTGAACAAAGAAATACGCTGGAGGATCTTGCCAATGAAGCGAGCCGCAAGAAGGCATTTCTGGAACTGCTGCTGGCCCATGAGGGAGCATATTCGCAGAAATTACGAAAAGAAGCAGCCGCTTATCATATTGATCTGCTGCTCAAAACAACGGTCCTGTATATCAAGAATTTTACACCGGCAGAGCAGAATGCCAAGATTCTGCTGCTGCAGCCTTCATTTCGGATCCAAGAGGACATCTGGCTTATGCTGGTCCAGAACCAGCAGGACTGCAATCTGCTGATCCGGCAAATTCTTCATAACCAGCCGCAGGTGCTGCTGGCTTCCGGCAAGCAGGAGGCCAGTATCGCGGAGAGCTACCGGCAGGCGAAGTCGGCCATGGGAATTCTGCTGGCGCTGAAGCCCTCTGCCCAGACCATCCATTTCGGGGAGGCCGAATTTCTGGTGAAGCTGAGCCATGCGGAGCTGACGGACACTCTGAATACCACCATCAAGCTGGAGGATACCGCCGATTTACTGGAGACACTAAGGAGCTTCATCAACCACAACTGCAGTGTCTCGCATACGTCGGAGGCGCTGAACATTCACCGGAATACACTGCAGTACCGGCTGAAACGGATTGAGAGCCTCACCGGCAAAGATCCGCGGAATCTGCTGCAGCTGTTCGAGCTCACCTACGGATTGCTGGCCTTGTACAAGTAA
- a CDS encoding M14 family metallopeptidase, with product MSKKLLSLLIALTLTLSGILPAAYAGEVAAEAQPQVLTTPASTDSGLSSTVSSEVYQTSVPSVSTAVYQASMTEARTLPITLTLPDGLTADQITWNFGRTAEEMKPLTQWKKWNNASNVRAYTGDPFVKVSYETVSPSTVTALVYFDMPFGSNLSLSGIRAEYVKLAGVYNLTATTPDGEALVQQQVKLNPYDTYHTYDEIKPAIDTITADSNNKYGRYVEYQQIGTSTQGRAIHFSIVAKDKASVDQYLNETLPLMNNDPAALQEMIKNGQLQDYKVPIWLNNIHADEANGVDVIIKFLDTLMTEKIVNYDTTNADGNVVPVTLDIDKALDNVIFLLDYVENPDGRALNTRATSTLLDPNRDNSYQTQPETQAVTAQIAKWTPLSFLDMHGFVSGFLIEPCTPPHDPNVEYDLVMDNLIEQATAMGNAGIANTKYEEYHIPYLEAEKLKNDPDYADPYGNATGWDDASPAYTAVYAMHQGALGHTIEVPELNEDSLNAFYYATLAATNYVQDNKEKLFLNQLEIFKRGLNNEDNKAVDPYLVNAKYESVGRERETEESNFFPEYYVLPVAKDLQKNELETYKMVKYLLRNGVKVEQTITPVNVDGVTYPAGTYVVNMHQAKRGYANLVLYDGLDVSDFDAMYSDTVQNFADMRGFDRYISRSAGAFSGKTQQVSSIVIPATDLNQYRFEQNYVIRNSNNDAIKAVNDLLANRKAVTLLSNDGPGYEKGSFLVSRSNLRTVASKYLLDLVPFSESGDKTGKLLKPVNVGIAAAPSFIVADLGFKVTSDAAAADVLVNTGTNLIASGKPFIGYGRTMLNSLKSLNILPGLDYSNPVNQSNRSAAHEGLFKATVSQNSVITAPYADNEYLYTVSAAYITAVPEGAEVLAKYGTGDDFFKAGWWPKSDSAKGQVMALDYQTDSIHVTLFANDLLNKYHPQNQFRLLANAIYASAPAATEADGMDNGALEPVPATPAYPDTSVPAPTATPTATPTATPTATPAPTVVPATPQPTAAPVPAVNFTDLGTVAWAEAAIKELTAKGIINGVGSNSFAPLKEVTRAEFITMIVRAFNLPLENVSADFSDVATSSWSYSYVAAGVNSGLINGVGGGKFEPNRSITREEMAIIAANALTKFKGKSVTGADALLANFKDKSSIASYGKNAVALLTREGIVKGMTADTFAPKGIANRAQAAVIISNIINLQ from the coding sequence AACATTGACCCTTCCCGATGGTCTGACAGCAGACCAAATCACCTGGAATTTTGGCAGAACGGCGGAAGAGATGAAGCCGCTAACACAGTGGAAAAAATGGAACAACGCTTCTAACGTTAGAGCATATACGGGTGATCCGTTCGTAAAAGTAAGCTATGAGACTGTCTCACCTTCTACGGTAACCGCTCTGGTATACTTCGATATGCCATTCGGCTCCAACCTGTCACTTAGCGGCATCCGGGCCGAGTATGTGAAGCTTGCAGGTGTATACAACCTGACGGCGACCACTCCTGACGGTGAAGCGCTGGTACAGCAGCAAGTGAAGCTGAACCCGTATGATACCTATCATACATATGATGAGATCAAACCGGCGATTGATACCATTACTGCCGACAGCAACAATAAATATGGCCGTTATGTGGAGTATCAGCAGATCGGAACGTCCACACAAGGACGGGCGATCCACTTCTCCATCGTAGCCAAGGACAAAGCGTCCGTAGACCAATATTTGAATGAAACACTGCCGCTGATGAACAATGATCCTGCTGCATTGCAGGAGATGATCAAAAACGGCCAGTTGCAGGACTATAAAGTGCCCATCTGGCTGAACAATATCCATGCGGATGAAGCCAATGGCGTAGACGTTATTATTAAGTTTTTGGATACGCTGATGACCGAGAAAATCGTAAACTATGATACGACCAATGCTGACGGCAATGTCGTTCCGGTTACACTGGACATTGACAAGGCGCTGGACAATGTGATTTTCCTGCTCGACTATGTGGAGAATCCGGATGGCCGTGCTTTGAACACACGTGCGACTTCAACGCTGCTTGACCCGAACCGCGACAACTCCTACCAGACCCAACCGGAGACTCAGGCTGTTACAGCACAAATCGCCAAGTGGACCCCGCTGAGCTTCCTGGATATGCACGGGTTCGTGAGCGGCTTCCTGATCGAGCCATGCACACCACCACATGATCCGAACGTCGAATACGATCTGGTCATGGACAATTTGATTGAGCAGGCCACAGCAATGGGGAATGCCGGGATCGCCAACACCAAATATGAGGAGTACCACATTCCTTATCTGGAAGCTGAGAAATTAAAGAATGACCCGGATTATGCCGATCCTTATGGCAATGCTACCGGATGGGATGATGCTTCACCGGCTTACACTGCTGTCTATGCGATGCACCAAGGTGCCCTTGGACATACCATTGAAGTGCCGGAGCTGAATGAGGATTCCCTGAACGCCTTCTATTATGCAACTCTGGCTGCCACTAACTATGTGCAGGACAACAAAGAGAAGCTGTTCCTGAACCAGCTCGAAATCTTCAAACGCGGCTTGAACAATGAAGACAACAAAGCAGTTGACCCGTATTTGGTAAATGCTAAATATGAATCGGTCGGCCGTGAGCGTGAAACGGAAGAAAGTAACTTTTTCCCTGAATATTATGTGCTTCCAGTAGCCAAAGATCTGCAAAAGAACGAGCTGGAAACATACAAAATGGTGAAATACCTGCTTCGTAATGGAGTGAAGGTAGAGCAGACAATTACTCCGGTAAACGTGGATGGCGTCACTTATCCGGCAGGAACCTATGTGGTGAACATGCATCAGGCCAAACGAGGCTATGCCAACCTGGTTCTGTATGACGGACTGGATGTATCCGACTTCGATGCGATGTATTCCGACACCGTACAGAATTTTGCGGACATGCGGGGATTCGACCGGTACATCAGCCGCAGCGCTGGTGCATTCTCCGGCAAGACACAGCAAGTTAGCAGCATCGTCATTCCAGCGACAGATCTGAATCAATATCGTTTTGAGCAAAATTACGTCATCCGCAACAGCAACAACGATGCGATCAAAGCGGTTAACGATTTGCTTGCGAACCGAAAAGCAGTAACCCTGCTCTCGAACGATGGACCCGGCTATGAAAAAGGCAGCTTCCTGGTCTCCAGATCAAACCTGAGAACAGTAGCATCCAAATACTTGCTCGACCTAGTGCCATTCAGCGAATCAGGTGACAAGACAGGCAAACTGCTCAAGCCAGTGAATGTTGGCATTGCCGCAGCACCTTCCTTTATCGTGGCCGATCTTGGATTTAAGGTAACTTCCGATGCTGCTGCGGCAGACGTCCTCGTTAATACAGGTACAAACCTGATTGCCAGCGGCAAGCCGTTCATCGGATATGGACGTACAATGCTCAACAGCCTTAAATCTCTGAATATCTTACCGGGCCTGGATTACTCCAATCCGGTGAACCAATCGAACAGATCCGCAGCACATGAAGGCTTGTTCAAAGCAACCGTCTCGCAAAACAGCGTAATTACTGCTCCTTATGCAGACAATGAATACCTGTATACCGTATCTGCCGCTTATATCACGGCTGTTCCGGAAGGCGCTGAAGTGCTGGCGAAGTACGGAACGGGCGATGATTTCTTCAAAGCCGGCTGGTGGCCGAAAAGCGATTCTGCCAAGGGTCAGGTAATGGCACTGGATTATCAAACGGACAGCATCCATGTGACCTTGTTCGCGAACGATCTGCTGAACAAATATCATCCGCAGAACCAGTTCAGATTACTGGCGAATGCGATCTATGCCTCCGCTCCGGCAGCTACGGAAGCAGACGGTATGGATAATGGTGCGCTTGAGCCGGTTCCGGCTACACCGGCTTACCCGGATACTAGTGTGCCAGCTCCAACTGCAACGCCAACTGCAACGCCAACTGCAACGCCAACCGCAACACCGGCTCCAACTGTAGTTCCGGCTACACCACAGCCGACAGCTGCACCAGTTCCGGCGGTCAATTTCACGGATCTGGGCACAGTAGCCTGGGCAGAAGCTGCTATCAAAGAATTGACGGCTAAAGGCATCATTAACGGTGTAGGCAGCAACTCATTCGCACCACTCAAAGAAGTGACCCGTGCTGAATTCATCACCATGATCGTCCGCGCCTTTAACCTGCCGCTGGAGAACGTTTCGGCTGACTTCAGTGATGTAGCAACTTCGAGTTGGTCTTACAGCTATGTTGCCGCCGGTGTCAACAGTGGTCTGATCAACGGTGTTGGCGGAGGCAAGTTCGAGCCTAACCGCTCCATCACGCGTGAAGAGATGGCGATCATCGCCGCGAACGCACTGACGAAGTTCAAAGGCAAGTCGGTTACCGGTGCTGATGCGCTGCTTGCGAACTTCAAAGACAAATCGAGCATTGCTTCCTATGGTAAAAACGCAGTTGCTCTGCTTACCCGGGAAGGCATTGTGAAAGGCATGACAGCCGACACATTTGCGCCAAAAGGTATTGCCAACCGCGCGCAAGCCGCTGTCATTATCAGCAACATCATCAACCTGCAATAG